The following proteins are encoded in a genomic region of Methanobrevibacter sp.:
- a CDS encoding bifunctional anthranilate synthase component II/anthranilate phosphoribosyltransferase — protein sequence MIVLIDNYDSFSYNLYQLIGEINQDIKVFRNDKVTLNEIRDLNPEAIILSPGPGRPEDAGICIDVVKEFAGDIPILGVCLGHQAICAAFGGNITYADKLMHGKSSIISFDEGDELFKNLESPITVGRYHSLSLKDEIPEELEVISTSDDGEIMAVRHKQFPVYGLQFHPESILTPDGLTIVKNFLGDYTINKCISKLAEGEDLTYREAYKSMDEIMSGKASEIEISSYLTALSIKGETIEEISASAEAMRNHALKFETDLDVLEIVGTGGDKSNSFNISTTSSIIISAAGVPITKHGNRSASSKCGAADVLEELGVNIYLGPEESLEVFNEANICFLFAQTYHKAMKHVANVRSQLGIKTIFNILGPLTNPANAKNQVLGVYSEELVEPLANVLLNLGIKSAMVVYGQDCLDEISISDKTTVCEIKDSEISKYEISPEDFGIPLAKKQDIVGGDAKTNAEITLNILKGKKGPQRDAVLMNSAAGLYTAGKVDSLDEGIRLAEEIIDSGKALEQLNKFIKLTND from the coding sequence ATGATTGTACTAATAGATAATTATGATAGCTTCTCTTATAATTTATATCAATTGATAGGGGAAATTAATCAGGACATAAAGGTTTTTAGAAATGATAAGGTAACATTAAATGAAATCAGGGATTTAAATCCCGAGGCGATTATTTTATCACCGGGCCCTGGAAGGCCTGAGGATGCGGGAATCTGCATAGATGTTGTAAAGGAATTTGCAGGAGATATACCAATTCTTGGAGTTTGTTTGGGACATCAAGCAATTTGTGCTGCTTTTGGAGGAAACATAACCTATGCCGATAAATTGATGCATGGAAAATCCTCAATCATATCTTTTGATGAGGGAGATGAACTTTTCAAAAATCTTGAATCACCAATAACAGTTGGAAGATATCACTCCTTAAGTTTAAAAGATGAAATTCCTGAAGAGTTGGAAGTAATTTCTACAAGTGATGATGGGGAGATAATGGCTGTTAGACATAAGCAATTCCCAGTATATGGCCTTCAATTTCATCCGGAATCCATTTTAACTCCTGATGGCCTTACAATTGTTAAGAATTTCCTTGGAGACTATACAATCAATAAGTGTATTTCAAAACTTGCAGAAGGTGAAGATTTAACTTATCGCGAAGCCTACAAGTCAATGGATGAAATAATGAGTGGAAAGGCTAGCGAAATTGAAATCAGTAGCTATTTGACAGCATTATCTATTAAAGGAGAAACAATTGAAGAAATTTCTGCATCTGCTGAAGCAATGAGAAATCATGCATTAAAATTTGAAACAGATTTGGATGTTTTGGAGATTGTAGGAACAGGTGGAGATAAATCAAATAGTTTTAACATTTCCACAACATCATCAATCATAATATCTGCTGCAGGTGTTCCAATAACCAAACATGGAAATCGTTCTGCATCAAGCAAATGTGGAGCTGCAGATGTTCTGGAAGAACTTGGTGTAAACATTTATTTGGGTCCTGAGGAAAGCTTGGAAGTTTTCAATGAAGCCAATATTTGTTTCCTATTTGCACAAACATATCATAAGGCAATGAAACATGTGGCAAATGTAAGATCCCAGCTTGGAATCAAAACTATTTTTAATATTCTAGGACCTCTTACAAATCCTGCAAATGCAAAAAATCAAGTTTTAGGCGTTTATTCAGAAGAACTTGTAGAACCATTAGCCAATGTACTTTTGAATTTGGGAATCAAATCAGCTATGGTTGTATATGGTCAGGATTGCTTAGATGAAATTTCAATATCTGATAAAACAACTGTCTGTGAAATAAAAGATTCTGAAATAAGTAAATATGAAATATCTCCAGAGGATTTTGGAATTCCTTTAGCTAAAAAACAGGATATTGTAGGTGGGGATGCAAAAACCAATGCAGAAATCACTTTAAATATTCTTAAAGGTAAAAAAGGACCTCAAAGGGATGCCGTATTGATGAATTCTGCAGCGGGGTTATACACTGCAGGCAAAGTGGATTCATTAGATGAAGGAATCAGACTCGCAGAGGAAATAATTGATTCAGGCAAGGCTTTAGAACAGTTAAACAAATTTATTAAACTTACTAATGATTAA
- the trpB gene encoding tryptophan synthase subunit beta, which translates to MNKCDGRFGEYGGQYISETLMNELLYLEEQYYKFMEDPEFVEELNTLLKEYAGRPSLLYYAERMTKDLSGAKIYLKREDLNHTGAHKINNVLGQVLLAKKMGKTRVIAETGAGQHGVATATAAALLDMECEVFMGEVDTERQALNVYRMELLGAKVHPVKTGTRTLKDAVNDAFREWIARIDDTNYVIGSTMGPHPFPMMVRDFQAIISEEIKEQLLEKEGKLPTAVLACVGGGSNAMGAFYNFIEDEDVRLIGCEAGGKGIDTPYNAAALTKGQIGIFHGMKSIFNQTNSGQISEVYSVSAGLDYPGVGPEHAHLRDIKRAEYVPVTDEEAVQAFEYLSKMEGIIPAIESSHAVAHAMKIAPEMDKDDIIVVNLSGRGDKDVASIARYRGVELYE; encoded by the coding sequence ATGAATAAATGTGATGGTAGATTCGGGGAATATGGTGGTCAGTACATTTCCGAAACTTTAATGAATGAATTGCTATATTTGGAAGAACAGTATTATAAGTTCATGGAAGATCCTGAGTTTGTAGAAGAGCTAAATACACTTTTAAAGGAATATGCGGGAAGGCCGTCTTTGCTATATTATGCGGAAAGAATGACAAAGGATCTTAGTGGAGCTAAAATATACCTTAAACGTGAAGATTTAAATCATACAGGTGCTCATAAAATTAACAACGTATTGGGACAGGTTTTGCTTGCAAAGAAGATGGGTAAAACTCGTGTTATTGCAGAAACTGGTGCTGGACAGCATGGTGTTGCAACAGCTACTGCTGCAGCCCTCTTGGATATGGAATGTGAAGTGTTCATGGGCGAGGTAGACACAGAACGTCAGGCATTAAATGTTTATAGGATGGAATTGTTGGGAGCCAAGGTTCATCCAGTTAAAACAGGTACAAGAACCCTTAAAGATGCTGTAAATGATGCATTCAGGGAATGGATTGCAAGAATTGATGATACAAATTATGTTATTGGTTCAACAATGGGGCCTCATCCATTTCCAATGATGGTTCGTGATTTCCAAGCTATTATCAGTGAGGAAATTAAAGAACAATTGCTTGAAAAAGAAGGAAAACTCCCAACTGCAGTATTGGCATGTGTTGGTGGTGGAAGCAATGCGATGGGTGCATTCTACAACTTCATAGAGGATGAGGATGTAAGATTAATTGGCTGTGAAGCTGGAGGAAAAGGAATTGATACTCCCTATAATGCTGCTGCCCTTACAAAAGGCCAGATTGGAATATTCCATGGTATGAAATCCATTTTCAATCAAACCAATTCTGGTCAAATCTCAGAGGTCTATTCAGTGTCTGCAGGACTGGACTATCCGGGGGTAGGGCCAGAACATGCACATTTGAGAGATATCAAAAGAGCTGAATATGTTCCAGTAACTGATGAGGAAGCAGTTCAGGCTTTCGAATACCTGTCTAAAATGGAAGGGATAATTCCAGCTATTGAAAGTTCACATGCAGTGGCTCATGCTATGAAAATAGCTCCAGAAATGGATAAGGATGATATTATTGTAGTTAATTTATCTGGAAGAGGAGATAAGGACGTTGCATCAATTGCAAGATATAGGGGAGTTGAATTATATGAGTAA
- the trpA gene encoding tryptophan synthase subunit alpha → MSKIKNAFENGTAFIGFLTAGDPDLDKTVEFILAMEEAGCDLIEIGIPFSDPMAEGVVIQEANVRALKNNVTTDDVFEVIRRVREKSDVPLVFLTYINPVFFYGYEEFFKKCEELGVDGIISPDIPFEEKDEIDPIAKKYGVDVISLIAPTSKQRIQMIAENASGFIYVVSSLGVTGMRSEIKTDLESIIEDIREVTDIPVAVGFGINTPEQSAEISKYSDGVIVGSAIVKIIEEYGADATEPLKEYVKSMKEAANR, encoded by the coding sequence ATGAGTAAAATTAAAAACGCTTTTGAAAATGGAACTGCATTCATAGGATTTTTAACTGCAGGCGATCCCGACCTTGATAAAACAGTTGAATTTATTTTGGCAATGGAAGAGGCAGGCTGTGATTTGATAGAAATTGGAATTCCGTTTTCAGATCCGATGGCCGAGGGTGTTGTAATTCAAGAAGCTAATGTTCGTGCTTTAAAGAATAATGTAACTACAGATGACGTTTTTGAAGTTATAAGAAGAGTACGTGAAAAATCGGATGTTCCTCTTGTATTTTTAACATACATTAATCCAGTATTCTTTTACGGTTATGAAGAATTCTTTAAAAAATGTGAGGAGTTGGGTGTTGATGGAATAATCTCTCCGGACATTCCATTTGAAGAGAAGGATGAAATAGACCCAATCGCTAAAAAATATGGGGTTGACGTAATCTCCCTAATAGCTCCAACTTCCAAACAAAGAATTCAAATGATTGCGGAAAACGCATCTGGCTTTATATATGTCGTATCCTCTCTTGGAGTTACTGGAATGAGATCTGAAATCAAAACAGATTTGGAGTCCATTATTGAAGACATTAGGGAAGTAACAGACATTCCTGTTGCTGTTGGTTTTGGTATTAACACTCCAGAACAATCTGCAGAAATTTCCAAATATTCTGATGGTGTCATTGTAGGCAGTGCCATTGTTAAAATAATTGAAGAATATGGTGCAGATGCAACAGAGCCATTAAAAGAATATGTCAAATCAATGAAAGAAGCGGCTAACAGGTAG
- the pcn gene encoding proliferating cell nuclear antigen (pcna) — translation MFKAELSDSSILKTSFDAISSIVDEVQIQTDSEGMRLDALDRSHITFVHLELNVDLFDEYICDEPEKINIDTDEFMRVLKRSKSNDRVLMAVEEGNFVITFDGEATRTFKIRLIDIEYDNPAPPQLQHPTNFEVPFSLLKDSINDIEIFSDKIRLQVDEEKFTASADGEFGDASVEYIHGEEIDEVAKSSFSLDKIREMLKADKFSDVAEISLGTDMPLGLSLKMVTGDGKLSFLLAPRLETED, via the coding sequence ATGTTCAAAGCAGAGTTAAGCGATTCTAGTATTTTAAAAACAAGTTTTGATGCTATTTCATCCATTGTTGATGAAGTACAAATCCAAACTGATAGTGAGGGCATGAGATTAGATGCTCTAGACCGTAGTCACATAACATTTGTACATTTAGAACTTAATGTGGATTTATTTGATGAATATATCTGTGATGAGCCTGAAAAAATCAATATTGATACTGATGAATTTATGAGGGTACTTAAACGTTCTAAATCAAATGATAGAGTTTTAATGGCTGTAGAGGAAGGTAATTTTGTTATTACTTTTGATGGTGAAGCTACTAGAACATTTAAAATTAGATTGATTGATATAGAATATGATAATCCAGCACCTCCACAACTTCAACATCCAACCAACTTTGAAGTGCCATTTAGCTTACTTAAAGATTCAATCAACGATATTGAAATCTTTTCTGACAAGATACGCTTACAAGTTGATGAGGAAAAATTTACTGCATCTGCTGATGGTGAATTTGGAGACGCAAGTGTGGAATATATCCATGGTGAGGAAATAGACGAAGTTGCGAAGTCATCATTTTCCTTAGATAAAATTAGAGAAATGCTCAAAGCAGACAAATTCTCAGATGTAGCTGAAATTAGTCTTGGAACTGATATGCCTTTAGGTCTTTCACTTAAAATGGTGACTGGTGATGGTAAACTCAGCTTTTTACTAGCTCCAAGACTCGAAACAGAAGATTAA
- a CDS encoding phosphoribosylanthranilate isomerase — protein MVKIKICGLRRREDIEIINKYAPDYIGFVFAESKRQIDFETAKQLKSFLKVKIPVVGVFVDAEIEDILNLYRNDVIDMAQLHGNENEQYISKLKELEPSLKLIKAIEIKEDGNLEEYEELDVDYLLLDSGKGSGKTFNWDLINKNIGKDFFLAGGLNSNNIKSAIDEFHPYAIDLSSGVEVNGYKNEEKIREVMEVKNE, from the coding sequence ATGGTTAAAATAAAGATTTGTGGCCTTAGACGTCGGGAGGACATTGAGATAATCAATAAATATGCTCCAGATTATATTGGTTTTGTATTTGCTGAAAGTAAAAGGCAGATTGATTTTGAAACTGCAAAACAACTCAAATCTTTTTTAAAGGTAAAAATACCTGTTGTAGGAGTATTTGTTGATGCCGAAATTGAAGATATTCTAAATCTTTATAGAAATGATGTAATTGATATGGCTCAGTTACATGGAAATGAAAATGAGCAGTACATATCTAAATTGAAGGAATTGGAACCAAGTTTGAAATTGATTAAGGCCATTGAAATTAAAGAAGATGGAAATCTGGAAGAATATGAAGAATTAGATGTTGATTATTTGCTTTTGGATAGTGGTAAAGGGAGCGGAAAAACTTTTAATTGGGATTTAATAAATAAAAATATTGGTAAGGACTTTTTTTTAGCTGGTGGGCTAAACAGCAATAATATTAAAAGCGCCATTGATGAATTCCATCCTTATGCTATTGATTTAAGCAGTGGTGTTGAAGTTAACGGTTATAAAAATGAAGAAAAAATCAGAGAAGTAATGGAGGTTAAAAATGAATAA
- the trpE gene encoding anthranilate synthase component I, producing the protein MFSPTLEEVKELAKNEEYKRIPISCELLSDIATPIEVMKILKNISKHCYMLESVEDSEQWGRYSFLGYDPLLEFTCQNNVVNIKELCNDEVTTIETDDPREIIKQLIKENKSPKIKDLPTFTGGFVGYFAYDYIKYAEPSLKLDAENQDQFKDIDLMLFDKVIVFDNFKQKIILIANMKTDNLEENYQKAIDDLEELEDLIKNGKKLDVPTLELKSDFKPVFSREEYCGMVEKAKNYIREGDIFQVVLSNRIEADISGSLFDTYRVLRTRNPSPYMFYFSSDDIEIAGASPETLVKLDDGKLYTFPLAGTRPRGKTVSEDLKLEKELLSDEKELAEHNMLVDLGRNDIGRISEIGSVHVDKYLSIEKFSHVMHIGSTVTGKLRDDLDSLSAIDSILPAGTLSGAPKIRACEIINELENNKRGIYGGAIGYIDLSGNIDTCISIRIAFARNGKVFIRSGAGIVADSIPNNEFDECLNKAAAVINALEEADGGIK; encoded by the coding sequence ATGTTTTCCCCAACTTTAGAAGAAGTAAAAGAATTAGCAAAAAATGAAGAATATAAAAGAATACCAATAAGTTGTGAACTTCTGTCAGATATTGCAACTCCTATTGAAGTAATGAAAATTCTTAAAAATATAAGCAAACATTGTTACATGCTTGAAAGTGTAGAAGATAGTGAACAGTGGGGAAGATACAGCTTTCTTGGATATGATCCTCTTTTGGAATTTACATGTCAAAATAATGTTGTAAATATTAAAGAGTTATGCAATGACGAAGTAACCACGATTGAGACAGACGACCCTCGTGAGATAATTAAGCAATTGATAAAAGAGAATAAATCTCCAAAAATTAAGGACCTGCCTACATTCACTGGAGGTTTTGTCGGATATTTTGCTTATGATTATATTAAATATGCCGAACCATCCCTTAAACTAGATGCAGAAAACCAAGATCAATTTAAAGACATTGATTTAATGTTATTTGATAAGGTAATTGTATTCGATAACTTCAAGCAAAAGATAATATTGATAGCAAACATGAAAACCGACAATTTGGAAGAAAATTATCAAAAAGCCATTGATGATTTGGAAGAATTGGAAGATTTGATTAAAAATGGTAAAAAGTTAGATGTACCTACATTAGAACTCAAATCAGATTTTAAACCGGTATTTTCAAGGGAAGAATATTGTGGCATGGTTGAAAAAGCCAAGAACTACATTAGGGAAGGAGATATTTTCCAAGTTGTGCTTTCAAACAGAATTGAAGCAGACATCTCAGGAAGTCTTTTTGATACATATAGGGTTTTAAGAACCAGAAACCCTTCTCCTTACATGTTTTATTTCTCTAGTGACGATATTGAAATTGCAGGAGCCTCACCAGAAACTCTTGTAAAATTAGATGATGGAAAATTATATACATTCCCACTTGCAGGAACTCGTCCAAGAGGTAAAACAGTTTCAGAAGATTTAAAATTAGAAAAAGAACTTCTTTCAGATGAAAAAGAATTGGCAGAACATAATATGCTGGTTGATTTGGGAAGAAATGACATCGGAAGAATTTCAGAAATAGGCAGTGTTCATGTGGACAAATATCTCTCCATTGAGAAATTTTCACATGTAATGCACATAGGATCCACTGTTACAGGAAAATTGAGAGATGATTTGGATTCATTATCAGCAATAGATTCAATCTTGCCTGCCGGAACCTTGTCTGGAGCACCAAAAATAAGGGCATGTGAAATTATAAACGAACTTGAAAATAATAAAAGGGGAATATATGGTGGTGCAATCGGATATATTGATTTAAGCGGCAATATAGATACTTGCATTTCCATTAGAATTGCTTTTGCAAGAAATGGCAAGGTATTCATACGTTCCGGTGCGGGAATTGTTGCAGACAGCATCCCAAACAACGAATTCGATGAATGTTTAAACAAGGCGGCTGCAGTTATTAATGCTTTGGAAGAAGCTGATGGAGGGATAAAATGA
- a CDS encoding RNA-protein complex protein Nop10, giving the protein MKMKMHKCNECGIYTLEDSCPKCGGPLHVIYPPKFSIEDKYGKYRRKLKKETMNK; this is encoded by the coding sequence ATGAAAATGAAAATGCATAAATGTAATGAGTGTGGAATATATACACTTGAAGATAGCTGTCCGAAATGTGGCGGTCCATTACATGTAATTTATCCTCCCAAATTTTCTATTGAGGATAAGTATGGCAAGTATCGTCGTAAATTAAAAAAAGAAACCATGAATAAATAA
- a CDS encoding 50S ribosomal protein L44e — translation MKIPKEKRTYCPHCKRHTMHEVHTAKKRKASELKWGQRQFRRVTAGYRGYPRPLPAGNKPVKKLDLRLKCKECGKSHIKQSFRTGKPEFVAK, via the coding sequence ATGAAAATACCAAAAGAAAAAAGAACTTACTGTCCACATTGTAAAAGACACACAATGCACGAAGTACATACTGCTAAAAAAAGAAAAGCTAGTGAGTTAAAATGGGGACAAAGACAATTCAGACGTGTAACTGCTGGATACAGAGGTTACCCAAGGCCTTTACCTGCTGGAAACAAACCTGTTAAAAAATTAGATTTAAGATTAAAATGTAAAGAATGTGGTAAATCACACATCAAACAATCTTTCAGAACTGGTAAACCAGAATTTGTAGCAAAATAG
- a CDS encoding translation initiation factor IF-2 subunit alpha, which yields MVRKNQEWPDEGELIVGTVYKVLNYGAFVKLEEYYGKEAFIHISEVSSGWVKNIRDHVRENQKIVSRVLRVNPKKGHVDASLKRIREDQRTKKIQQWKIEQKAEKFLELVAKSLDKNLDTAYDEVGYQLMDIFGDIYGAFETAADEGVESLTEEGIDQEWAEAITEVAKKNITPPEVHISGYVDIKTFVPNGVEVIIDALKQAEDNGDEEEEITVQCVGAPRYRITVKSSDYILAEKALKAASDRCIARIEESGGTGSFLRELE from the coding sequence ATGGTAAGAAAAAATCAAGAATGGCCTGATGAAGGAGAACTTATTGTTGGTACTGTTTATAAAGTTCTTAATTATGGGGCTTTCGTAAAACTGGAAGAATATTATGGTAAGGAAGCTTTTATTCATATTTCTGAAGTATCTTCTGGTTGGGTTAAAAACATTAGAGATCATGTAAGAGAAAACCAAAAAATTGTATCTCGTGTTTTAAGAGTTAACCCTAAAAAAGGGCATGTTGATGCTTCTTTAAAAAGAATTAGGGAAGACCAAAGAACTAAAAAGATTCAGCAATGGAAAATAGAGCAAAAAGCTGAAAAATTCTTAGAATTAGTCGCCAAATCTTTAGATAAGAATTTGGACACTGCTTATGATGAAGTCGGTTATCAGTTGATGGATATCTTTGGTGATATCTATGGTGCTTTTGAAACTGCTGCTGACGAAGGTGTTGAATCTCTTACAGAAGAAGGAATTGACCAAGAATGGGCTGAAGCTATTACTGAAGTAGCTAAAAAGAATATCACACCTCCAGAAGTTCATATTAGCGGTTATGTTGATATCAAAACTTTTGTACCTAATGGTGTTGAAGTTATTATTGATGCTCTTAAACAAGCTGAAGATAATGGTGATGAAGAAGAGGAAATTACTGTACAATGTGTTGGTGCTCCAAGATATAGGATTACAGTAAAATCATCTGATTATATTTTAGCTGAAAAAGCTTTAAAAGCTGCATCCGATAGATGTATTGCTAGAATCGAAGAATCTGGTGGTACTGGTTCCTTTTTAAGAGAATTGGAATAA
- a CDS encoding 30S ribosomal protein S27e — MVSKGRGNFLKVKCLDCDNEQVIFDRAASDVKCIICGKTIVKSRGGKAKIMAHIDKVLN; from the coding sequence ATGGTTAGTAAAGGTAGAGGAAACTTTTTAAAAGTAAAATGTTTAGATTGTGACAATGAACAAGTAATATTTGATCGTGCTGCTTCTGATGTAAAATGTATTATTTGTGGTAAAACCATTGTCAAATCCCGAGGCGGAAAAGCTAAAATTATGGCACATATTGATAAAGTATTAAACTAA
- the trpC gene encoding indole-3-glycerol phosphate synthase TrpC — protein MLAKITEKTKERMSGKSLEEIKEKVADLEINKDFPFEKALKDKPIAIISEVKRASPSKGLIAEDFDYLTIAKEYESAGVSAISVLTEPFFFQGSNEILKEISENVSTPLLRKDFTINLYMIYEAKLIGASAILLIVSILDDSQLKEYLELADSLGLSAIVETHDKDEIERALNAGARIIGVNNRNLKDFTVDINNSVNLRKNVPKDIIFISESGIKTPDDVKVLKENDVDAVLIGETLMRSNDKATLIEELKNG, from the coding sequence ATGTTGGCAAAGATAACTGAAAAAACAAAAGAAAGAATGAGTGGAAAGTCTTTGGAAGAAATAAAAGAAAAGGTCGCTGACCTGGAGATTAATAAAGATTTTCCTTTTGAAAAGGCATTGAAGGATAAACCTATAGCGATTATTAGTGAGGTTAAAAGAGCATCACCCTCTAAAGGTCTGATTGCAGAGGATTTTGATTATTTGACTATTGCAAAAGAGTATGAAAGTGCAGGAGTATCAGCAATTTCTGTTCTAACAGAACCTTTTTTCTTTCAGGGATCAAATGAAATTCTAAAAGAAATTTCTGAAAACGTATCAACTCCTCTTTTAAGAAAAGACTTTACAATAAATCTGTACATGATTTATGAAGCAAAGCTTATTGGAGCATCAGCCATTCTATTGATTGTAAGCATTTTGGATGATAGTCAACTTAAAGAATATCTTGAACTTGCAGACAGTTTAGGTCTTTCAGCTATTGTTGAAACACATGACAAGGATGAAATCGAAAGGGCTTTAAATGCTGGTGCAAGAATAATTGGTGTTAATAATCGTAATCTAAAGGATTTTACGGTGGATATTAATAATTCAGTTAATCTAAGAAAAAATGTTCCTAAAGACATCATATTTATCTCAGAAAGCGGAATTAAAACTCCCGATGATGTTAAGGTTTTGAAAGAAAATGATGTGGATGCAGTTTTAATCGGGGAAACTTTAATGAGATCAAATGATAAGGCTACTTTAATAGAGGAGCTTAAAAATGGTTAA
- a CDS encoding proteasome assembly chaperone family protein encodes MKYTEINVLKEIELINPIFIEALPGLGHVGKLAADHMIDELDAVKFAEIYSPAFPPQVFVGDDGIIEDMINELYYIKDLGEDNLDVILLVGNTQGLSPEAQYTICKDILMFLEQFEISSIYTLGGLATGHPVENPKIYGAATCEENIEKLKEVDIIIRSNDGGIVGASGLFLGIGKRLGLDGSCLMGETSGYFIDAESAEAMLAKLTELLKFEINTDKLDEKAKEIREMLEKAQKMEHELMNRSSSPDDDLRYIG; translated from the coding sequence ATGAAATATACTGAAATTAACGTTTTAAAAGAAATAGAATTAATCAATCCTATTTTTATTGAAGCTCTTCCAGGTTTAGGCCATGTTGGAAAACTTGCTGCAGATCATATGATTGATGAGCTTGATGCAGTTAAATTTGCTGAGATCTACTCTCCAGCATTCCCACCACAAGTTTTTGTCGGTGATGACGGAATAATCGAAGATATGATTAATGAATTGTATTATATTAAGGATCTTGGTGAAGATAATCTTGATGTAATCCTTCTTGTAGGAAATACTCAAGGATTGTCTCCAGAAGCTCAGTACACTATCTGTAAGGATATTTTGATGTTTTTAGAACAGTTTGAAATATCTTCAATTTACACTCTTGGTGGTTTAGCTACTGGCCATCCTGTTGAAAATCCTAAGATTTATGGTGCTGCTACTTGTGAAGAAAACATTGAAAAATTAAAAGAAGTAGATATTATCATTAGATCCAATGATGGTGGAATTGTTGGTGCATCTGGGTTATTCTTAGGAATAGGTAAAAGATTAGGGTTAGATGGTTCTTGTTTAATGGGTGAAACAAGCGGTTACTTTATTGATGCGGAATCTGCTGAAGCAATGCTTGCCAAACTCACTGAACTTTTAAAATTCGAAATCAACACTGATAAACTTGATGAAAAAGCTAAAGAAATTCGTGAAATGTTAGAAAAAGCACAAAAAATGGAACACGAATTAATGAACAGGTCATCAAGTCCGGATGATGATTTGAGATATATAGGATAA